One window from the genome of Pyrus communis chromosome 16, drPyrComm1.1, whole genome shotgun sequence encodes:
- the LOC137720695 gene encoding RNA polymerase II transcriptional coactivator KIWI-like, which produces MSWRGKRKDEDDHASEGDSEGHAPPKKASKRDTDSDSSDDITVCEISKNRRVSVRNWNGKVVVDIREFYVKDGKQMPGKKGISLTMDQWNVLRNHVEEIDKAVNDTS; this is translated from the exons ATGTCGTGGAGAGGGAAGAGAAAAGATGAGGACGATCACGCATCAGAAGGGGACTCTGAGGGCCACGCGCCACCCAAAAAGGCCTCCAAGAGAGACACGGACTCCGACTCCTCCGACGACATCACTGTCTGCGAG ATTTCCAAGAATAGAAGGGTAAGCGTGAGGAACTGGAATGGCAAGGTTGTGGTTGACATTCGCGAGTTCTATGTCAAGGATGGCAAGCAAATGCCTGGAAAAAAGG GAATCTCGCTGACGATGGATCAG TGGAATGTGCTGCGGAATCACGTGGAAGAAATTGACAAGGCTGTCAACGACACCTCTTAA